A genomic region of Roseateles amylovorans contains the following coding sequences:
- a CDS encoding hybrid sensor histidine kinase/response regulator codes for MPSSPLAERRLRLLHIEDSDLDHQLILAQLQRAGLRFDVKRLDSLPDIEAALVHPWDAVISDYNLPGFSGLVVLDLIKQRQLVLPFVLVSGEIGEDTAVAAMRTGASDYLLKNNLARLAPALLHAIESCEAQRARQEADRELLKSKQQLHELAGHLQTSIEMERAAIAREIHDDVGGSLTALKFELAWMARHSKDPAILQRVHSALDTVTSAIESSQRIMHNLRPAILEQGLLAAVQWLAARFERRTGIPTAVISTSELLQLPAGVPLVAYRTAQEALTNVSKHAGASKVELELSMDGGVLTLEVKDNGQGLAPGDLSKARSFGIRGLRERAATVGGWVDLSSGVHGTSLILSVPLRGVIHAFEDDDAEEGGPGTRATDVEHDPSTWGQL; via the coding sequence ATGCCTTCCTCGCCTCTGGCTGAACGCCGCCTGCGTTTGCTCCATATCGAAGATTCCGACCTGGATCACCAACTGATCCTGGCGCAGTTGCAGCGCGCCGGATTGCGGTTTGATGTCAAGCGGCTGGACAGCCTGCCGGATATCGAAGCGGCGCTGGTTCACCCGTGGGATGCCGTGATTTCCGACTACAACCTGCCGGGTTTTTCCGGATTGGTGGTGTTGGATCTGATCAAACAGCGGCAACTGGTGCTGCCGTTCGTCCTGGTGTCGGGCGAAATCGGCGAGGACACCGCGGTGGCGGCGATGCGGACCGGCGCGTCCGACTACTTGCTGAAGAACAACCTGGCGCGCCTGGCGCCGGCGCTGCTGCATGCGATCGAATCCTGCGAGGCCCAGCGCGCGCGCCAGGAAGCGGATCGGGAGCTGCTCAAGTCCAAGCAGCAGCTGCACGAGCTGGCGGGCCACCTGCAGACCAGCATCGAGATGGAGCGCGCCGCGATCGCGCGCGAGATCCATGATGACGTCGGCGGCTCGCTGACCGCGCTGAAGTTCGAACTGGCCTGGATGGCCCGTCACAGCAAGGACCCGGCCATCCTCCAGCGGGTGCATTCGGCGCTGGACACGGTGACCAGCGCGATCGAATCCAGCCAGCGGATCATGCACAACCTGCGGCCGGCGATCCTGGAGCAGGGGCTGCTGGCGGCGGTGCAATGGCTGGCTGCGCGCTTCGAGCGCCGCACCGGCATTCCGACCGCGGTCATCAGTACCAGCGAACTGCTGCAGTTGCCCGCCGGCGTGCCACTGGTGGCTTATCGCACCGCGCAGGAGGCATTGACCAATGTCTCCAAGCATGCGGGGGCGTCCAAGGTCGAGCTGGAGTTGAGCATGGACGGCGGCGTGCTGACGCTGGAAGTGAAGGACAACGGCCAGGGCCTGGCGCCGGGTGATCTGAGCAAGGCCCGCAGCTTCGGCATCCGCGGGCTGCGGGAACGCGCGGCCACGGTCGGTGGCTGGGTGGACCTGAGTTCAGGTGTGCATGGCACCAGCCTGATCTTGTCGGTGCCGCTGCGTGGCGTCATCCATGCCTTCGAGGATGATGATGCCGAGGAAGGCGGGCCGGGGACCCGCGCGACCGATGTGGAGCATGACCCGTCCACCTGGGGCCAACTATGA
- a CDS encoding response regulator, whose product MIKVILCDDHALIRRGIRDTLSDAPDIEVVGEAGDYGELRSLMRSLPPEKQCDVLVLDINMPGRSGLDVLHVLKDEGTTTRVLIVSMYPEDQYAIRALRAGAYGYVNKGGDPQLLVQAVRTVAQGRKYVTPEIAQMLVESLTAPAPEQAHQKLSDRELQTLVMIASGKRLSDIAEELMLSPKTVSVYRARVLEKLALSNNSELTVYAIRNGLVES is encoded by the coding sequence ATGATCAAAGTGATTCTGTGTGATGACCATGCGCTCATTCGGCGGGGCATCCGGGATACCTTGTCCGATGCACCCGACATCGAAGTGGTGGGCGAGGCCGGCGACTATGGCGAGCTGCGCAGCCTCATGCGCAGCCTGCCGCCGGAAAAGCAATGCGATGTGCTGGTGCTCGACATCAACATGCCGGGCCGCAGCGGGCTGGATGTGCTGCATGTGCTCAAGGACGAGGGCACCACCACGCGGGTGCTGATCGTGTCGATGTATCCCGAGGACCAGTATGCGATCCGTGCGCTGCGTGCCGGCGCCTACGGCTATGTGAACAAGGGCGGTGACCCGCAGCTGCTGGTGCAGGCGGTGCGGACGGTGGCCCAAGGCCGCAAATACGTCACGCCCGAGATTGCCCAGATGCTGGTGGAAAGCCTGACCGCGCCCGCGCCAGAGCAGGCGCACCAAAAGCTCTCCGATCGGGAGCTTCAGACGCTGGTGATGATCGCCTCCGGCAAGCGGCTGTCGGACATCGCCGAGGAGTTGATGCTCAGCCCCAAGACGGTCAGCGTCTATCGCGCCCGCGTGCTGGAGAAGCTGGCGCTGTCCAACAATTCCGAACTGACGGTCTACGCCATCCGCAACGGACTGGTTGAGAGCTGA